One Schlesneria paludicola DSM 18645 DNA segment encodes these proteins:
- a CDS encoding DUF1573 domain-containing protein, translated as MFSPALVRPLSALLLVVSASSLSAQDYDWGRKMFDRTEVRFGSVAKNGDVVFKFNVKNIYKEDILITSLSTSCGCISWQERDRTPIRLASGQTQELSIRLDTVRHQGDKNVTAFVQLSEPTRGSTASISIPVQGRIRTDVVLQTNLLNFGQVDLGQAMEHRLNVSYTGGRPDWAITQAKVNSPYLTTKVLEKGRAGGTANYEVVVTLKGDTPVSKLRDQMLLVTNDVGDSGYAVAVEAQVEPDIVVADVQFGQVASGQSKTMNIVVRGKKPFKIEKIDRANQDDNFKVKAPESVSTVHMLPMTFTPTGEHGLFEEEFFLTISGREQRVTFKAKGRVMDQSVTVAKPVTQP; from the coding sequence ATGTTTTCCCCTGCCTTAGTTCGACCGTTAAGTGCGTTATTGTTGGTGGTCTCTGCATCGTCGTTGTCTGCCCAAGACTACGACTGGGGTCGCAAGATGTTCGATCGGACGGAAGTCCGATTTGGATCGGTCGCGAAAAACGGCGATGTCGTATTCAAGTTCAATGTCAAGAATATCTACAAAGAGGATATTCTGATTACGAGCCTTTCGACGTCGTGTGGATGTATCTCATGGCAAGAACGTGACCGGACGCCGATTCGGCTGGCTTCGGGGCAAACGCAGGAACTGTCGATTCGGCTCGATACCGTTCGCCATCAGGGCGACAAGAACGTAACCGCGTTCGTGCAGCTTTCGGAACCGACCCGCGGTTCCACCGCGTCCATCTCGATTCCGGTTCAAGGCCGGATTCGTACTGACGTTGTGCTACAGACAAATTTGCTGAATTTTGGGCAAGTTGATCTGGGGCAGGCGATGGAGCATCGCCTGAATGTGTCTTACACCGGCGGTCGACCTGATTGGGCGATTACTCAGGCAAAAGTCAACAGCCCCTATTTGACGACAAAAGTCTTGGAAAAAGGTCGAGCGGGGGGAACCGCCAATTACGAGGTCGTCGTGACGCTAAAAGGCGATACCCCTGTTTCGAAGTTGCGGGATCAAATGCTGCTCGTCACAAATGACGTCGGTGACTCTGGTTACGCTGTGGCTGTCGAAGCGCAAGTCGAGCCAGATATTGTGGTTGCGGACGTTCAGTTCGGTCAGGTCGCTTCGGGTCAGTCCAAGACGATGAATATCGTCGTCCGGGGCAAAAAACCGTTCAAAATCGAGAAAATCGACCGAGCGAATCAGGACGATAATTTCAAGGTGAAGGCACCTGAATCGGTGTCGACGGTACATATGCTACCTATGACGTTTACTCCGACTGGTGAACACGGGTTGTTTGAAGAGGAATTCTTTCTTACTATCTCCGGCCGTGAGCAACGGGTGACCTTCAAGGCCAAGGGTCGCGTCATGGACCAGTCTGTTACCGTCGCAAAGCCGGTGACACAGCCGTAA
- a CDS encoding DUF1573 domain-containing protein, with translation MLNALVVRCLTSIGMLLIAVSALPAQGLPAGEEDWARAMVDKEMWNINYKSVARGQDVSFRIRVTNLYKEEMQITSLTTSCGCISWDESRGGVLAGPIVIPSGQEKILTLRLDTIRHHGEQRNKRGIITLLNTVNGHAATATVVAEGYIRTDVVLQPGSVNFGSVDPQKETEQRILVNYAGRNDWRLLSAKCSGPHVTAEIVERGRGGGAVSYELIVKLLPTAPIGTLRDQLILVTDDANNPQIPVQVDARIEPDIVVTNADFGKLIVGKPKKISVVVRYTKQPPKPFKIEKFERTRSEESIKVEKSPDSKPFHQLLLTFTPPDEPGPFEEEFFLTVSGHEEPITFKARGRIEPASPQSGSAP, from the coding sequence ATGTTGAATGCGTTGGTAGTTCGGTGTTTGACGTCGATCGGAATGCTGCTGATTGCAGTGTCTGCATTGCCTGCCCAAGGCTTGCCCGCTGGGGAAGAAGATTGGGCCCGGGCGATGGTCGACAAAGAGATGTGGAACATCAACTATAAGAGCGTCGCGCGGGGGCAGGACGTTTCGTTCCGCATCCGCGTGACGAATCTGTATAAAGAAGAAATGCAGATCACCAGCCTCACGACATCGTGTGGTTGCATCTCGTGGGACGAAAGTCGCGGCGGGGTTCTTGCCGGGCCGATCGTGATTCCTAGTGGTCAGGAAAAGATCCTGACGCTTCGGTTGGATACGATCCGTCATCATGGCGAGCAGCGAAACAAACGCGGGATCATCACGCTGCTCAATACGGTCAATGGCCACGCCGCGACGGCAACCGTCGTCGCAGAAGGCTATATCCGAACGGATGTCGTGCTGCAGCCGGGCTCAGTCAATTTCGGATCTGTCGATCCTCAGAAAGAGACTGAACAGCGAATCCTGGTGAACTACGCTGGCCGGAACGACTGGCGATTGCTATCCGCGAAGTGTAGCGGACCGCATGTCACTGCAGAGATTGTCGAACGCGGTCGCGGCGGTGGTGCCGTCAGTTATGAATTGATCGTCAAGTTGCTGCCGACGGCACCGATCGGGACGCTACGAGATCAGTTGATCCTGGTCACCGACGATGCCAACAATCCGCAGATTCCGGTCCAGGTTGATGCCCGGATCGAGCCGGATATTGTCGTCACGAACGCCGACTTCGGGAAACTGATCGTCGGAAAGCCGAAGAAAATCTCGGTGGTGGTTCGATACACCAAACAGCCTCCGAAGCCGTTCAAGATCGAGAAGTTCGAACGAACACGGTCCGAGGAATCGATCAAGGTGGAAAAATCGCCCGACAGCAAGCCGTTCCATCAACTGCTGCTGACGTTCACTCCCCCGGATGAACCCGGGCCGTTTGAGGAAGAGTTCTTCTTGACTGTCAGCGGACATGAAGAACCAATTACGTTCAAAGCACGGGGCCGGATTGAGCCCGCTTCGCCGCAATCGGGGTCGGCTCCCTAA
- the cysK gene encoding cysteine synthase A, translating to MPIYKDNSESIGRTPLVKINRLTQGLNATVLAKIEGRNPAYSVKCRIGASMIWDAEASGKLKPGMHVVEPTSGNTGIALAYVCAARGYPLTLTMPETMSVERRMMLKSFGAELILTPGADGMKGAIAKAEELSKQDGWYMPQQFKNPANPAIHFKTTGPEIFNDTEGKVDFFVAGVGTGGTITGVSRYLKNEKKLPIKSIAVEPSASPVLSGGLPGKHKIQGIGAGFIPEILDRSIIDEVIQVTDDESIETAKKLMKLEGITCGISCGAAMAAALKIAARPENAGKVIVTILPDSGERYLSTALFEDLRA from the coding sequence ATGCCCATTTATAAGGACAACTCCGAGTCCATTGGCCGCACGCCGCTCGTGAAAATCAATCGATTGACACAAGGGTTGAACGCGACCGTGCTGGCCAAGATTGAAGGTCGAAATCCCGCCTACAGCGTGAAGTGCCGAATTGGCGCATCGATGATTTGGGATGCCGAAGCGTCGGGCAAGCTCAAGCCAGGCATGCATGTCGTCGAGCCGACGAGCGGCAATACTGGGATCGCGCTGGCCTATGTTTGTGCCGCACGCGGTTACCCACTGACGTTGACGATGCCCGAGACAATGTCCGTCGAACGACGAATGATGCTCAAGAGCTTCGGTGCAGAGTTGATCCTCACTCCCGGTGCCGATGGGATGAAAGGCGCGATTGCCAAGGCGGAAGAGCTGTCGAAGCAAGACGGCTGGTACATGCCGCAGCAGTTCAAGAACCCCGCCAATCCCGCGATTCACTTCAAGACCACGGGCCCTGAAATCTTCAACGATACCGAAGGCAAAGTCGACTTCTTCGTCGCGGGTGTCGGTACGGGGGGGACGATTACGGGTGTCTCGCGCTACCTGAAGAACGAAAAGAAGCTGCCGATCAAATCCATCGCCGTCGAGCCGTCCGCAAGCCCGGTGTTGTCCGGTGGCTTGCCGGGCAAGCATAAGATTCAGGGCATTGGCGCCGGTTTTATTCCTGAGATCCTGGATCGATCCATCATTGATGAAGTCATTCAAGTGACGGACGACGAGTCGATCGAGACCGCCAAGAAGCTGATGAAGCTGGAAGGCATCACCTGCGGGATCAGTTGTGGCGCTGCGATGGCTGCGGCATTGAAGATTGCGGCCCGTCCTGAAAACGCAGGCAAGGTTATCGTCACGATCCTGCCAGACAGTGGTGAACGCTATCTTTCGACGGCCTTGTTCGAAGATCTTCGAGCCTGA
- the rpe gene encoding ribulose-phosphate 3-epimerase: MTISKTTHRPPIIAPSMLKCDFGDLRGELARLDAAGSNWAHWDVMDGHFVPNLSYGALLIQSVRPLTKAFFDAHLMISDPAKYLDDYIKAGCDAITFHIEAVPAPTELLKRIRAAGRQAGLAINPGTPADKIEPFLADCDLVLVMSVEPGFGGQKFMPQVLDKARTIRAKMPKEALLSIDGGIAAPTIGSAAAAGCQVFVAGSAIFDEQDYGAAMTHLIQSANAG, from the coding sequence ATGACCATTTCCAAAACAACACACCGCCCCCCGATCATTGCACCCTCAATGTTGAAATGCGATTTTGGCGACCTGCGTGGCGAGCTGGCACGCCTGGACGCCGCGGGCTCAAACTGGGCGCACTGGGATGTGATGGACGGTCACTTCGTCCCCAACCTGTCGTATGGCGCGCTCCTGATCCAAAGCGTTCGGCCTTTGACCAAAGCCTTCTTCGATGCCCACCTGATGATCAGCGATCCCGCAAAATATCTGGATGACTACATCAAAGCCGGATGCGATGCGATCACCTTCCACATCGAGGCCGTCCCCGCACCAACAGAGCTCCTCAAACGAATTCGTGCAGCGGGCCGCCAGGCCGGGTTGGCCATCAATCCTGGAACGCCCGCCGATAAGATCGAACCCTTTCTGGCAGATTGCGACCTGGTTCTGGTGATGAGCGTCGAGCCTGGTTTTGGCGGACAGAAGTTCATGCCACAAGTGCTGGACAAAGCACGCACCATCCGGGCCAAAATGCCGAAGGAAGCCCTGCTCTCGATCGATGGCGGGATCGCGGCACCGACGATCGGATCAGCCGCCGCGGCGGGCTGCCAGGTCTTTGTCGCGGGAAGTGCGATCTTCGACGAACAGGATTATGGCGCCGCAATGACGCACCTGATCCAATCGGCCAATGCGGGTTAA
- a CDS encoding metallophosphoesterase yields MSRRTWLKRSAAAIAAGAAGIGLYSRSFEPHWVEVVRRTLPIEGLPASLEGKTLVQISDIHIGDRVSETFLIDWFQRVTQWQPEFVVMTGDVVSTREDNSLPLNAMRRVLKHFPQGTLGTLGVLGNHDYGKFWTDNHVANVVAGMATDVGIQLLRNARCEIAGLQIVGFDDLWSPNFGHQKVIAETDITRPTITLCHNPDAADLPIWGGYRGWILSGHTHGGQCKAPFLRPPLLPVKNRNYAAGEIALADGRHLYVNRALGHSLQIRFNVRPEITVFQLNREHTDQPAQNSTPG; encoded by the coding sequence ATGTCACGCCGCACCTGGCTGAAGCGTAGCGCCGCAGCGATCGCTGCCGGTGCTGCCGGAATCGGTCTCTACTCCCGGTCATTCGAACCCCACTGGGTCGAAGTCGTCAGGCGAACGCTTCCCATCGAAGGCCTGCCTGCGTCACTTGAAGGGAAAACACTGGTCCAGATCAGCGATATCCATATCGGCGATCGCGTTTCCGAGACGTTTCTGATCGACTGGTTTCAACGCGTCACCCAATGGCAGCCCGAGTTCGTGGTGATGACGGGGGACGTCGTCTCGACTCGCGAAGACAATTCCCTGCCACTGAACGCCATGAGGCGGGTGCTAAAGCATTTCCCTCAAGGAACACTGGGGACGCTTGGCGTTCTGGGAAACCACGATTACGGCAAGTTCTGGACGGACAATCATGTGGCAAATGTGGTTGCCGGAATGGCAACCGACGTCGGAATCCAACTGCTTCGCAATGCTCGTTGTGAGATCGCAGGTCTGCAGATCGTCGGCTTCGATGATTTGTGGAGCCCAAACTTTGGCCACCAAAAGGTGATTGCTGAAACAGACATCACTCGACCAACCATCACTCTGTGTCACAACCCCGATGCAGCGGACCTACCGATCTGGGGAGGCTACCGAGGCTGGATCTTGTCGGGCCACACGCACGGCGGTCAGTGCAAAGCCCCCTTTCTCCGCCCCCCCCTATTGCCAGTCAAGAACCGAAACTATGCCGCGGGTGAAATTGCGCTCGCCGATGGCCGACACCTGTATGTCAACCGCGCGCTGGGACACTCGTTACAAATCCGCTTCAATGTTCGCCCTGAAATTACGGTCTTCCAATTGAACCGAGAACACACAGACCAACCGGCTCAGAACTCCACACCGGGATAG
- the ftsY gene encoding signal recognition particle-docking protein FtsY — protein MGFFDKLKQGLQRTKQLLFTDVRDIFRSGEILGESQLEQFEGRLIRTDMGVAASSLIVGELREKYLGRTVVVDELWGSIKDTVKGLLKGTNGTVWDPDQPLSPLRFAETNPTVILVTGVNGTGKTTSIAKLAKLLTTSGKKVMLAAGDTFRAAAVEQLTMWSQRLGCEIVTRPSGTDPASVAFAGCEEALKAGVDVLIIDTAGRLHNQANLMKELEKIRRVIDKKIPGAPHECLLVIDATTGQNGLNQAQHFGEAAQCTGIVLAKLDGTAKGGVTVAIRQQMGIPVKYVGVGEQIDDLQLFNADNFVSALFDQPS, from the coding sequence ATGGGCTTTTTTGACAAACTGAAACAAGGGTTGCAGCGAACCAAGCAACTGTTGTTTACCGACGTCCGCGACATCTTCCGTTCGGGCGAAATCCTTGGCGAATCACAACTGGAACAGTTCGAAGGCCGTCTGATTCGAACGGACATGGGTGTCGCCGCATCATCACTGATCGTCGGCGAGCTGCGCGAGAAGTACCTCGGCCGAACCGTTGTCGTCGATGAGCTGTGGGGTTCGATCAAAGACACGGTGAAAGGCTTGCTCAAGGGCACAAACGGCACCGTCTGGGACCCCGACCAACCGCTGTCACCGTTGCGATTCGCCGAAACAAACCCCACCGTCATCCTGGTGACGGGCGTTAACGGAACGGGAAAGACAACGTCGATCGCGAAACTCGCCAAACTGCTGACGACCTCTGGTAAGAAAGTCATGCTCGCCGCGGGTGACACGTTCCGTGCCGCCGCCGTCGAACAATTGACGATGTGGAGCCAGCGGCTCGGCTGCGAAATCGTCACTCGCCCCAGTGGCACGGACCCAGCCAGCGTTGCCTTCGCCGGATGCGAAGAAGCCCTGAAAGCAGGCGTCGACGTGCTGATTATCGACACCGCAGGGCGGCTGCATAACCAGGCCAACCTGATGAAGGAACTCGAAAAGATCCGCCGCGTCATCGACAAGAAAATTCCAGGAGCCCCCCACGAATGCCTGCTGGTCATTGACGCCACCACCGGCCAAAACGGATTGAATCAGGCCCAGCACTTTGGCGAAGCCGCTCAATGCACCGGAATTGTCCTGGCAAAACTCGATGGAACCGCCAAGGGTGGAGTGACTGTGGCCATCCGCCAGCAAATGGGAATCCCCGTGAAGTACGTCGGTGTCGGTGAGCAGATCGACGACCTTCAACTTTTCAATGCAGATAACTTCGTGAGTGCGCTCTTCGACCAACCCAGCTAG
- the typA gene encoding translational GTPase TypA — MNTRRSDIRNIAIIAHVDHGKTTLVDCLIKASGQFRESQVQQDCILDSNDLERERGITILAKNIALNYMGVKINIIDTPGHADFGGEVERVLQMADGCLVLVDAFEGPRPQTRFVLQKALEVGLQPIVVVNKIDRSDARPDDVLSETFDLFVELGADDATLDFPYIFASGRAGFATHDPAVFGDTIKPLLDMIIEKVPGPATNSAGPFQMMVTSLAYSEFVGRIATGRIVGGSIKPGQKVVLMKADGSKVNDQVVTVELFDKLGRAAVEEATAGDIVALTGLEKPEIGDTVADPLNPIALPRISVDEPTLSMLFTINSSPLAGQNGGGKYLTSRHIRARLMRELESNVALRIEEFGEKDAFKVSGRGVLHLAILIETMRREGYELSVGKPTVIRKPIDGKMCEPFEILVIDVPTDYVGPVMEIVGNRRGELVEMTANDHGSTHLEFSIPSRGLIGIRTRMLNATKGEAVIHHRFEQYKPVEGSVPHRQNGVLVSQERGRAVGFSLFKLQERAEMFVGPGDDVYEGMIVGENSRDNDMVVNPIKEKQLTNMRASGSDENIQLKPPRKMSLEAALEYIEDDEYVEVTPQVIRLRKIRLTEQERKREVRSSANA, encoded by the coding sequence ATGAATACCCGACGTTCAGACATCCGCAACATCGCCATTATCGCACACGTCGATCATGGAAAGACGACACTCGTTGACTGCCTGATCAAGGCCAGCGGGCAGTTTCGCGAATCGCAGGTTCAGCAGGACTGTATCCTGGATTCAAACGATCTAGAACGCGAACGCGGGATTACGATTCTTGCCAAAAACATTGCACTCAACTACATGGGTGTGAAGATTAATATTATCGACACGCCCGGCCACGCCGACTTCGGTGGCGAAGTCGAACGCGTGCTGCAAATGGCGGATGGGTGTCTCGTCCTGGTTGATGCCTTCGAAGGTCCCCGCCCTCAGACGCGTTTCGTGTTGCAGAAGGCGCTCGAAGTCGGTCTTCAGCCCATCGTCGTCGTCAACAAGATCGACCGATCCGACGCTCGACCCGACGACGTTCTTTCCGAAACGTTTGACCTGTTTGTCGAACTTGGTGCGGACGACGCAACGCTCGATTTTCCTTATATTTTCGCCAGTGGTCGCGCCGGATTCGCCACACACGATCCCGCCGTTTTCGGTGACACGATCAAGCCGTTGCTCGATATGATCATCGAGAAAGTGCCTGGTCCCGCGACGAACAGTGCTGGTCCCTTCCAGATGATGGTCACATCGCTGGCCTACTCCGAGTTCGTCGGCCGCATTGCGACGGGGCGAATCGTCGGTGGTTCGATCAAGCCGGGTCAAAAAGTCGTGCTGATGAAGGCCGACGGATCAAAGGTAAACGATCAGGTCGTCACGGTCGAGTTGTTTGACAAGCTGGGCCGGGCGGCGGTGGAAGAGGCGACGGCGGGTGACATTGTTGCCTTGACCGGTCTCGAAAAGCCTGAAATTGGCGATACCGTTGCCGATCCATTGAATCCGATTGCTCTGCCACGCATCAGCGTTGACGAGCCTACTCTGTCGATGCTTTTCACGATCAATTCGTCGCCTCTGGCGGGTCAGAATGGCGGCGGGAAGTACCTGACCAGTCGGCATATCCGGGCACGGTTGATGCGAGAGCTCGAATCCAACGTCGCGCTGCGAATCGAAGAGTTCGGAGAAAAAGATGCTTTCAAGGTCTCGGGCCGCGGCGTGTTGCACCTGGCAATTCTGATCGAAACGATGCGACGCGAAGGTTATGAGTTGTCCGTCGGAAAGCCGACCGTCATTCGTAAGCCGATCGACGGCAAGATGTGCGAGCCATTCGAAATTCTTGTGATCGACGTTCCAACCGACTACGTCGGTCCGGTCATGGAAATCGTGGGCAACCGTCGCGGCGAATTGGTCGAAATGACGGCCAACGATCACGGTTCGACTCACTTGGAGTTTTCGATCCCCTCACGCGGTCTGATCGGGATTCGAACCCGCATGCTGAACGCGACGAAGGGCGAAGCGGTCATCCATCACCGGTTCGAACAGTACAAGCCGGTTGAAGGCTCAGTGCCACATCGCCAGAACGGCGTGCTTGTTTCTCAAGAACGAGGTCGCGCGGTCGGGTTTTCATTGTTCAAGCTGCAAGAACGTGCCGAAATGTTCGTCGGCCCCGGCGATGACGTCTACGAAGGCATGATCGTTGGTGAGAACTCACGCGATAACGACATGGTTGTAAATCCCATCAAGGAAAAGCAGTTGACCAACATGCGTGCTTCAGGGTCGGATGAAAATATCCAACTGAAGCCGCCACGAAAGATGTCGCTGGAAGCGGCTCTCGAATACATCGAAGACGATGAATATGTCGAAGTGACCCCGCAGGTCATTCGGTTGCGTAAAATCCGCCTGACGGAACAAGAACGCAAACGGGAAGTTCGCAGTTCCGCGAACGCCTGA